One Helianthus annuus cultivar XRQ/B chromosome 7, HanXRQr2.0-SUNRISE, whole genome shotgun sequence genomic region harbors:
- the LOC110868861 gene encoding uncharacterized protein LOC110868861: MDSESSKRSTRSQKHKETKHDDDFEELYNPKPLQIVQPGEPIPTFDNETLHPIPLKVVRPTKKEYYMSPKFWNEVAIWWPSYTNHPTSGGEPSDPIKEEIDEKPEISVVQPKKEEDDEKQKIPILQPKHEEDEEKPIISVKNFGRK; the protein is encoded by the exons ATGGATTCAGAGA GTTCTAAGAGATCTACAAGAAGCCAGAAGCATAAAGAAACAAAACATGATGACGATTTCGAAG AGCTGTACAATCCCAAACCACTACAAATTGTACAACCAGGAGAACCAATCCCTACTTTTGATAATGAAACTTTGCATCCCATTCCACTAAAAGTTGTAAGACCAACAAAAAAGGAATATTATATGAGTCCGAAATTTTGGAATGAAGTAGCAATCTGGTGGCCAAGCTATACCAATCATCCTACTTCTGGTGGTGAACCTTCAGATCCCATAAAAGAAGAGATTGATGAGAAACCTGAAATCTCAGTTGTACAACCcaaaaaagaagaagatgatgaaaaacaAAAGATCCCAATCCTACAACCTAAACATGAAGAAGATGAGGAAAAACCTATAATCTCAGTCAAGAATTTTGGAAGGAAGTAG
- the LOC110867050 gene encoding protein phosphatase 2C 37, with amino-acid sequence MAGMCCGETTSYRDSTPSTTEPSGGGRGRRRRMAIQQLKSIATTASSTKTGQVGCSTATVTTSKSFRDDVLEKESSRFGLTIVCGRRRDLEDAVSVKPSFCKMICSDLHFYGVFDGHGCSHVATKCKDRMHEIVKEEVENCEDWKEMMMKSFARMDKDVSEWSKCASSCSDCRCQLQTPQSNAVGSTAVVAIMAPDKIVVSNCGDSRAVSEWCCDSVIHRP; translated from the exons ATGGCAGGCATGTGTTGTGGTGAGACGACGTCATATAGAGATTCAACACCGTCAACTACCGAGCCTAGCGGTGGTGGTCGAGGAAGACGACGTCGTATGGCGATACAACAGCTTAAAAGCATCGCCACTACTGCCTCAAGTACAAAGACGGGGCAAGTCGGTTGTTCTACAGCAACCGTAACTACATCAAAGAGTTTTCGAGATGATGTTTTGGAGAAGGAGAGTTCCAGATTCGGTTTGACTATTGTGTGTGGAAGAAGGAGGGATCTAGAAGATGCTGTTTCGGTAAAACCGTCGTTTTGTAAAATGATTTGCTCTGATCTACACTTTTACGGTGTATTCGATGGCCATGGCTGCTCTCAT GTGGCGACGAAGTGCAAAGACCGGATGCACGAGATAGTAAAAGAGGAAGTTGAGAATTGTGAGGACTGGAAAGAGATGATGATGAAGAGTTTTGCACGGATGGATAAGGATGTCAGTGAATGGAGCAAGTGTGCATCATCTTGCTCAGATTGTAGATGCCAGCTTCAAACACCACAGTCTAATGCTGTTGGATCTACTGCGGTTGTTGCGATTATGGCTCCGGATAAGATTGTTGTTTCTAACTGTGGTGATTCGCGTGCTGTGTCGGAATGGTGTTGCGATTCCGTTATCCACAGACCATAA